The Aureimonas mangrovi genome contains the following window.
TCGGCGGGCGGACCGATCAGATCATCATGCGCTGCACCGACGTGTTCCTGACCTTTCCCACGCTCGTCCTCGCGCTGTTCATGGTCGGCATGCTCGGAACGGGGCTCGTCAACGTGATCCTGGCGATCGCGCTGTCGCACTGGGCCTGGTACGCGCGGATCGTGCGCGGCATCGTCCTGTCGCTGAAGCACCGCGATTTCATCCTCGCCTCCCGCCTTTCCGGAATGAGCGGTGCTCGCATTTTCGCAACGCACCTCCTGCCGGCGACCCTCTCGCAGCTCGTCGTTCTCGCGACGCTCGATATCGGCCACATCATGCTGCATGTCTCCGCTCTGTCCTTCCTCGGGCTCGGGGTCGCGGCGCCGACGGCCGAATGGGGCGTGATGCTGAACGATGCGCGCCAGTTCGTCTGGACCGAGCCGCATCTGATGATCTGGCCGGGTCTAGCGCTCTTCCTGTCGGTGATGGCGTTCAATCTTCTCGGCGACGCCATCCGCGACCGCCTCGATCCGACCTTGCGCATGGAGCACGCCCATTGACCGCCGACCGGCTCGAGATCGAGGCGCTGACCGTCCAGACAAGACGGCAGGGCGATATCCGGACGTTGGTCGACAGCGTTCGCCTGGCTCTCAACCAAGGCGAGGTCCTGGCGCTTGTGGGTGCCAGCGGTTCGGGCAAGTCGCTGACCTGCGCGGGTGCTCTCGGCGTTCTGCCGCCGGGGGCGTGGCGTGCGTGCGGGCGGGTGACGATCGGGGGCCAGGAGCGGTCGCCGGAGGAGATGCGCGGTCGCCTCGTCGCCACGATTCTCCAGAACCCGCGCAGTGCCTTCAACCCCGTGAAGACCATGGGAGCTCATGCGCGCGAGACGCTCGATGCTCTGAACGTGCCGAAGGCGAAGTGGGACGATATCACCCGTGCGGCGATGGCCGACGCCGGGCTCGATGATGCGACGCACATTCTGCGGCTCCATCCCTTCGAAATGAGCGGTGGCATGCTCCGGCGCATGATGATCGCGCTCGCCTTGATGGTGGACGCCCCGTTCCTCTTCGCGGATGAGCCGACCACGGATCTCGATCTCGTCATCCAGCGCGAGATCCTCGATCTCCTCGATCGCCTCAGGGCCGAGCGCGGTCTCGGCATATTGCTCGTCACGCACGACATGGGCGTCGTCGCCCGCCTCGCGGACCGCGTGTCGGTGATGGCGGACGGCCGCATCGTCGACGAGGACACGGTGATGAAGGCCTTTCACAGACCTTCCCATCCGACGACGCGCGCTCTGGTTGAGGCGCATCTGTCGCTCTACGACCCGGAGCTCGCGGCTTGAGCGTCCTGACTGCGCGGAACGTCTCGCACGCCTACAGGACCTTCTCGCTCGTCGGCGCATCGAATCGCAAGACCGTTCTCGACCATGTATCCATGGAGATCGCAGCCGGCCAAACGGTGGCGCTTCTCGGTCGCAGCGGTTGCGGAAAGAGCACGCTGGCACGCCTCCTCGTCGGTCTCGAAAGACCGGACGAAGGCGAGGTCCTGTTCGAAGGCCGACCGGTCGACGCGCTTTCGAGGGAGGAGTTGCGGGCGTTCCGCCGTTCGGTGCAGATGGTGTTCCAGGACGCAGTCGGTGCCGTCGATCCGCGCCTGACGGTGGGCGAGATCGTCGCACAGCCGCTTCGTCACCTCTTGCGGCTCGATCGTGCCGAATGCAGGAGCAGAACGGCGCGGTTGCTTGGTCTGGTCGGGCTTGATCGCAGCGATGCCGACAAGCTCCCGGGCAGGATGAGCGGCGGTCAGTTGCAACGTGTCTGCATCGCCCGCGCGCTTGCGCCGGAGCCGCAGCTGATCGTCCTCGACGAAGCGGTGTCCAACCTCGACCTGCATCTCCAGATCCGGATGATCGACCTTTTCGACGCCCTGAGGCGAGAGACCGGCGTCTCCTATCTGTTCGTCACCCATGACCTGCGTCTCGTCGAGCGCTTCTGCTCGCGCGTCGTCGTCATGGACGCGGGGAGAATTCAGGAGGCGGCAGACGTATCGCGGCCGCTGGCGCTGACCTCTTCGGCGGGTCGTGCCTTGCACGAAGCGGTGCTGCCGGCGATGCCCGCGCTGAGGCAGACATGATTCAGGCTCGGGCCTGCTCCTGCGTCCAAGCCGCCGGAACAGGCCGATCGCCTCCTTTTCAGCCTGACGTCGCTTGGCGGAA
Protein-coding sequences here:
- the nikC gene encoding nickel ABC transporter permease subunit NikC yields the protein MGLLLALVIIAAAIFGPWLSPHDPDAVNLAARLQEPSATHWLGTDHLGRDILSRLIVGAGVSLGSVAATLSLILALGIVIGGTSGFIGGRTDQIIMRCTDVFLTFPTLVLALFMVGMLGTGLVNVILAIALSHWAWYARIVRGIVLSLKHRDFILASRLSGMSGARIFATHLLPATLSQLVVLATLDIGHIMLHVSALSFLGLGVAAPTAEWGVMLNDARQFVWTEPHLMIWPGLALFLSVMAFNLLGDAIRDRLDPTLRMEHAH
- a CDS encoding ATP-binding cassette domain-containing protein, whose translation is MTADRLEIEALTVQTRRQGDIRTLVDSVRLALNQGEVLALVGASGSGKSLTCAGALGVLPPGAWRACGRVTIGGQERSPEEMRGRLVATILQNPRSAFNPVKTMGAHARETLDALNVPKAKWDDITRAAMADAGLDDATHILRLHPFEMSGGMLRRMMIALALMVDAPFLFADEPTTDLDLVIQREILDLLDRLRAERGLGILLVTHDMGVVARLADRVSVMADGRIVDEDTVMKAFHRPSHPTTRALVEAHLSLYDPELAA
- the nikE gene encoding nickel import ATP-binding protein NikE — encoded protein: MSVLTARNVSHAYRTFSLVGASNRKTVLDHVSMEIAAGQTVALLGRSGCGKSTLARLLVGLERPDEGEVLFEGRPVDALSREELRAFRRSVQMVFQDAVGAVDPRLTVGEIVAQPLRHLLRLDRAECRSRTARLLGLVGLDRSDADKLPGRMSGGQLQRVCIARALAPEPQLIVLDEAVSNLDLHLQIRMIDLFDALRRETGVSYLFVTHDLRLVERFCSRVVVMDAGRIQEAADVSRPLALTSSAGRALHEAVLPAMPALRQT